In Streptomyces sp. ML-6, the genomic stretch GCGGTGCGGGCGGGCTCGGGGGCTCGCCCGCGGAGTCGTCGACGGTGATCGCGATGCGGATCGGGCGGCCGCATTCCCGGCTCAGCGTCTCGCTGATGAGCGGCGCGAGCCGGCCCTCCAGGACGCGCTTGCCCCATTCATTGGGGACGGCGAGCAGGGCGGTGTCGGCCACCAGCGCGAGCGGCTGGCAGCGCTCGATCCACTGCTTGTCCTTCGGCTCGATGCCCTGCTGGCCCTCCCCGAGGAGTTGTTCCAGCACGCGTGGCCACACTGCGGCAAGATCGGCAGGTACGTCAGCCACAGGGCACGCTTTCTCGCTGGTCCCACGAATGTGTGGTTCTCGGGACGGGATGGTTCGGGATGGGTGAGGACCGGCAGGCAGGAAGAAAAAGCACCGGAGCCCAGCCACGGTAGTCAGGGCGACCCGCGTCGTTCAAGTTGTTGTCCACAGGCTGTGCACAGTGGCGGGTATCGAGGAGCCGGTTTGACCGGATGGCGTAGCCGCGCGTACCGTGACCAGGTCGAGTTGTCGATGGCTGCTGCCGCCTGCCTCCGATGGGCAAAGATCACGATCTGTGATTGTGAAGCGGTGCACTAGAGCGTTTACGCGAGTCTCTCGTGGGCGCACGGTGACAGCCAGGCGATGTCCCGCCAACACACGAGTCATTTCTGGAGCCCCCGAGTGAGCAAGCGCACCTTCCAGCCGAACAACCGTCGTCGCGCGAAGACCCACGGCTTCCGGCTGCGTATGCGCACCCGTGCCGGCCGCGCGATCCTCGCGTCCCGCCGCAGCAAGGGTCGCGCCAGCCTGTCCGCCTGATCGCTTTAACAGGTCATGACGTGCTGCCTACCGAGAATCGGCTGAGGCGGCGCGAGGACTTCGCGACCGCGGTACGTCGAGGGCGCAGGGCCGGCCGCCCGCTTCTCGTCGTCCATCTAC encodes the following:
- the rpmH gene encoding 50S ribosomal protein L34 gives rise to the protein MSKRTFQPNNRRRAKTHGFRLRMRTRAGRAILASRRSKGRASLSA